In Calothrix sp. PCC 7507, one DNA window encodes the following:
- a CDS encoding type II toxin-antitoxin system ParD family antitoxin codes for MNIQIKPELERIIQEQIATGRYANPEEVISKALKLLLEWEKGYQQWVEETREKVEIAIEQLDRGEGIDGEIVVEQLREKLRRARL; via the coding sequence ATGAATATCCAAATTAAACCCGAATTAGAGCGAATTATCCAAGAACAAATTGCTACGGGTAGGTATGCGAATCCCGAAGAGGTTATTAGTAAAGCACTAAAACTGCTTTTAGAGTGGGAAAAAGGTTATCAGCAATGGGTAGAAGAAACACGGGAAAAAGTTGAGATTGCTATTGAGCAATTAGATAGAGGAGAAGGTATAGATGGGGAAATTGTAGTGGAACAATTGCGTGAAAAATTGCGGAGAGCGAGACTCTGA
- a CDS encoding DUF1802 family protein — translation MNQLFSIPTALCLPTSDIEALIQGRTIAALPKMFIRPGQRFALYSADSPVAIKAWARCELCQILDETKRLDILSKLTIWTPQSLKEIIRQQQHLFLAYLRVYKLPQMQAVSVNTNIQEKIGKFVSLPNSLNVSESLPILTDAIFAQRKRQLENLEPPLHPELEELQSALVSLNIANPAAKELDDDIKAFLGWSSDKSIKPLDPDLTWINDIAKLGDRSIELEEKKSNYQAGTDFENIARQSLEFLGFKVENAYKGGAGGLDLFCSKPYPIVCECKAGRLIPSGTVEELIKLGGMHLGADQFLDSAKLVIGPGNPSADILKAAQKWKVSIINAMTLQKLVELKAKYPGAINLVELQKYLEPGQIDYKIDEYIDKAEREINLRSQIIKAVKELSEQDSVNSAAKHQSLTVTEIRVHYNATNKSRLTDEIVQDLLIELSSPLTGYLGREKGDNWRSDRFYFLRDLVINPK, via the coding sequence ATGAATCAGCTGTTCTCAATTCCAACAGCACTGTGTCTACCCACCTCTGATATTGAAGCCTTAATACAGGGGCGAACAATTGCAGCTTTACCCAAGATGTTTATTCGTCCTGGACAGCGATTTGCACTTTATTCTGCGGACTCTCCAGTTGCAATTAAAGCTTGGGCGAGATGTGAACTTTGCCAAATTTTAGACGAGACTAAGCGATTAGATATTCTGTCTAAATTAACAATCTGGACACCACAATCGCTAAAAGAGATAATACGACAACAGCAGCATCTTTTTCTGGCTTACTTGCGCGTTTATAAATTACCTCAGATGCAAGCAGTTTCAGTCAATACCAATATTCAAGAAAAAATAGGAAAATTTGTTAGTTTACCTAATTCCTTGAATGTTTCTGAATCATTGCCAATATTAACAGATGCTATCTTCGCTCAACGCAAACGCCAGTTAGAAAATCTAGAACCGCCACTGCATCCGGAATTGGAAGAATTGCAGAGTGCTTTAGTCTCCCTCAACATCGCCAACCCAGCCGCTAAAGAATTAGATGACGATATCAAAGCCTTTTTAGGTTGGAGTAGTGACAAATCGATTAAACCGCTTGATCCAGATTTAACTTGGATAAATGATATTGCAAAATTGGGCGATCGCAGCATAGAACTAGAAGAGAAAAAAAGTAACTATCAAGCAGGTACAGATTTTGAAAATATTGCACGTCAAAGCCTAGAATTTTTAGGATTCAAGGTTGAGAATGCTTATAAAGGTGGTGCTGGAGGCTTAGATTTATTTTGTTCAAAACCTTACCCTATTGTTTGCGAGTGTAAAGCGGGTAGGCTAATTCCTAGCGGTACAGTTGAGGAATTGATTAAACTAGGCGGAATGCATTTAGGTGCTGATCAATTTCTTGATTCAGCAAAATTAGTAATTGGGCCAGGTAATCCATCTGCGGATATACTAAAAGCCGCACAAAAATGGAAAGTAAGTATTATTAATGCTATGACTTTACAAAAGCTAGTTGAACTCAAAGCTAAATATCCAGGTGCTATTAATTTAGTCGAATTACAGAAATATTTAGAACCTGGGCAAATTGACTATAAGATTGATGAATATATTGATAAAGCTGAGAGAGAAATTAATTTGCGATCGCAGATTATTAAAGCAGTCAAAGAACTATCGGAACAAGATAGCGTAAATTCAGCGGCTAAACACCAGAGTTTAACAGTTACGGAAATTCGCGTTCATTACAACGCTACTAATAAATCAAGGCTAACTGACGAAATAGTTCAAGATTTACTGATAGAACTATCATCACCCTTAACAGGCTATCTGGGGCGAGAAAAGGGGGATAATTGGAGGAGCGATCGCTTTTACTTTTTACGTGATTTAGTAATAAACCCGAAATAA
- the mdh gene encoding malate dehydrogenase, with the protein MSISPPILCNLPRVTIIGAGRVGSTLAQRIAEKNLADVVLLDIIAGMPQGLALDLMEARGLELHNRQIIGTNNYADTSGSQIVVITAGLPRRPGMSRDDLLKTNAKIVVEAAKNAIAHSPNAIFIVVTNPLDVMTYLAWQVTELPRSRIMGMAGVLDSARLEAFIALELGVLPADVKAMVLGSHGDLMVPLPRCATVNGVPVTELLDAATIERLAQRTRNGGAEIVELMQTGGAFFAPASATSVMVESILLNQSRLLPVAAYLQGEYGLTDLVIGVPCRLGCGGIESILELHLSDEETAALRISAASVRQNIDRAEEILGADK; encoded by the coding sequence ATGTCTATCTCTCCCCCAATTCTGTGTAATTTACCCCGTGTCACCATCATCGGTGCGGGTAGAGTTGGTAGTACCCTAGCCCAGCGCATTGCTGAGAAAAACTTGGCAGATGTGGTGTTGCTAGATATTATTGCCGGAATGCCTCAAGGATTAGCGCTGGATTTGATGGAGGCTAGAGGACTCGAATTACATAATCGCCAGATTATCGGCACAAATAACTATGCTGATACATCTGGTTCTCAAATTGTCGTGATTACCGCCGGACTTCCCCGCAGACCAGGGATGAGTCGGGATGACTTGCTGAAAACCAATGCCAAAATTGTGGTAGAGGCAGCCAAAAATGCGATCGCCCACTCCCCCAATGCCATTTTCATTGTCGTCACCAATCCCTTAGATGTGATGACTTATTTAGCTTGGCAAGTAACCGAACTACCACGCAGTCGCATTATGGGTATGGCTGGCGTGTTAGACTCCGCCCGCCTGGAAGCATTTATTGCCCTAGAACTAGGAGTTTTACCCGCCGATGTCAAAGCGATGGTTTTGGGCAGCCACGGCGATTTAATGGTTCCCTTGCCCCGTTGCGCCACAGTGAACGGCGTTCCTGTTACAGAACTGTTGGATGCAGCCACAATTGAACGCTTGGCACAAAGAACCCGTAACGGTGGCGCAGAAATTGTGGAATTGATGCAAACTGGTGGTGCTTTTTTTGCTCCCGCCTCTGCGACTAGCGTGATGGTGGAATCGATATTACTAAATCAGTCACGGTTGTTACCAGTAGCCGCCTATCTTCAAGGCGAATACGGTTTAACGGATCTGGTCATTGGCGTTCCCTGTCGTTTAGGATGCGGTGGGATTGAGAGTATCTTAGAATTGCATCTCAGCGATGAAGAAACAGCAGCACTAAGAATTTCAGCGGCATCTGTACGTCAAAATATTGACCGGGCAGAGGAAATTCTAGGGGCTGATAAATAA
- a CDS encoding HU family DNA-binding protein, with translation MNKGELVDAVAEKASVTKKQADAVLSAALETIIEAVSSGDKVTLVGFGSFESRERKAREGRNPKTNEKMEIPATKVPAFSAGKLFRERVAPPKGEKA, from the coding sequence ATGAACAAAGGTGAATTGGTTGATGCTGTAGCTGAGAAAGCTAGTGTGACTAAAAAGCAAGCGGATGCTGTTTTAAGTGCCGCTTTGGAAACGATCATCGAGGCTGTGTCTTCTGGCGATAAAGTAACGCTGGTTGGATTTGGCTCCTTTGAATCACGGGAACGTAAAGCTCGTGAAGGTCGTAACCCCAAAACCAATGAAAAGATGGAAATTCCCGCCACCAAGGTGCCAGCATTCTCCGCTGGGAAGCTGTTTAGAGAACGGGTAGCACCCCCAAAAGGCGAGAAAGCCTAG
- the cobD gene encoding threonine-phosphate decarboxylase CobD, which translates to MRQPAHGGNLAWAAALAGCPPDAIVDFSASISPLGPPNSAIAAIVSQFGNLRHYPDPEYSELRLALSHFHQLPPEWILPGNGSAELLTLAGRELSQLAATTLITPAFGDYYRTLMAYKAKVLEFPVDLTDHSYLSSVISHLSLVPNEGQMTKDKGLLLNNPHNPTGKLFSRESILPYLEQFALVVVDEAFMDFLPPDEEQSLISLVQEHANLVVLRSLTKFYSLPGLRLGYAIAHPDRLSQWQLWRDPWPVNTLAAAAAIAAIEDREFQQQTWLWLPPARNQLFQGLATIPGLQPATSAANFLLVKSQHSPTQLQQKLLKQHQILIRDCLSFKELGDRFFRVAVKSESDNQRLLTALASSG; encoded by the coding sequence ATGCGGCAACCTGCACACGGGGGAAATTTAGCTTGGGCAGCAGCACTAGCTGGCTGTCCCCCTGATGCTATTGTGGATTTTTCTGCCAGTATTAGCCCGTTGGGGCCACCAAATAGCGCGATCGCTGCTATTGTGTCCCAATTTGGTAATCTTAGGCACTATCCAGACCCAGAGTATAGCGAACTGAGACTTGCTCTGAGTCATTTCCATCAATTACCGCCTGAGTGGATTCTGCCGGGTAACGGCTCTGCAGAATTACTTACCTTAGCCGGTAGGGAGCTATCACAGTTAGCCGCAACAACGTTAATAACTCCAGCCTTTGGCGACTACTACCGAACCCTGATGGCGTACAAAGCTAAAGTACTGGAGTTTCCTGTTGATTTGACGGATCATAGTTATTTGTCATCAGTCATTAGTCATTTGTCACTTGTCCCTAACGAAGGACAAATGACGAAGGACAAAGGACTGTTACTCAATAATCCTCATAATCCAACAGGAAAGCTTTTTTCGCGGGAATCAATTCTGCCTTACCTAGAGCAGTTTGCTTTGGTGGTGGTGGATGAGGCGTTTATGGATTTTTTGCCTCCTGATGAGGAACAAAGTCTAATTTCGCTTGTACAGGAACATGCGAATTTAGTAGTGTTGCGATCGCTGACAAAATTTTACAGTCTGCCTGGGCTAAGACTGGGATATGCGATCGCTCACCCCGACCGTTTATCTCAATGGCAATTGTGGCGCGACCCCTGGCCGGTAAACACGCTGGCGGCTGCAGCTGCAATTGCGGCAATTGAGGATAGGGAGTTTCAACAGCAAACCTGGTTATGGCTACCACCTGCACGAAACCAACTCTTTCAGGGTTTAGCCACTATCCCAGGATTGCAACCAGCAACAAGCGCCGCTAACTTTTTACTGGTGAAGTCACAACATTCTCCAACACAGTTGCAGCAAAAATTGCTCAAACAGCACCAAATTTTAATCCGCGATTGCCTTAGCTTTAAAGAACTAGGCGATCGCTTTTTCCGGGTTGCTGTCAAGTCTGAGTCCGATAACCAACGCCTGCTCACAGCGCTAGCTTCAAGCGGGTGA
- a CDS encoding NAD(P)/FAD-dependent oxidoreductase, translating into MTNDYDVVIIGGSSVGRYAALTATQLLAKVALVELNVNYEFLYHHVISDIGKLAQRLDDSVGIGIHSSQVDIPNKSPIAVDWQEVMLYAQGVVSNLEEQNSVAILAAQGVDVIFGNGEFQSSPHLAFAVNDRLLRARTYLLASGSRPAIPEIDGLSATGYLTLANIWQSLGSLVPKIPQNWVIIGGVPQSIEVAQTLARLGCNVTLVVTHPYILPFVDPAIAQLLQAQLEADGVRILTQTPVTQVMRIDDKKWIQAGDKAIETDEIVVATGQQPNIESLNLAAVGVKWHHHRLVVNNKLQTTNQRIYACGDVIGGYDFANVANYEARIALKNALFYPRLTVNYQCIPSAIFTHPTLARVGLTEAQAKRRFQNEVLVLQHYFKTVTASQIQGQTTGICKFITLRNGEILGAEILGAQAGELINLIALAMSQKIKIKHLANLSPVYPAFAEIIEKVAKEWSQQKLNNNVAWQEFIEGFFHFRRDWNF; encoded by the coding sequence ATGACAAATGACTACGATGTCGTGATTATTGGTGGTAGTTCTGTGGGACGCTATGCAGCCCTGACTGCTACCCAACTACTTGCGAAAGTTGCTTTAGTGGAACTCAACGTCAACTATGAGTTTCTTTATCATCATGTGATTAGCGATATTGGCAAACTCGCGCAACGGTTGGATGACTCTGTTGGGATTGGGATTCATTCTTCACAAGTTGATATCCCCAACAAATCGCCAATAGCCGTGGATTGGCAAGAGGTGATGCTATATGCTCAAGGAGTCGTCTCGAATCTCGAAGAACAGAATTCTGTCGCCATCCTCGCCGCCCAAGGCGTTGATGTCATTTTCGGGAATGGTGAATTTCAATCTTCTCCCCATTTAGCATTTGCAGTAAATGACCGCCTGCTACGCGCCCGGACTTATTTGCTAGCCAGTGGTTCACGTCCCGCGATTCCAGAGATTGATGGGTTGTCAGCCACTGGTTACTTGACTCTAGCTAATATTTGGCAGTCATTGGGTTCCCTGGTCCCAAAGATACCCCAAAATTGGGTAATTATCGGCGGTGTTCCCCAAAGCATTGAAGTAGCTCAAACTCTAGCGCGGTTGGGTTGCAATGTGACGCTAGTAGTTACACATCCATATATTTTGCCATTTGTTGATCCAGCGATCGCTCAACTCCTGCAAGCCCAATTAGAAGCTGATGGTGTACGTATCCTCACCCAAACACCAGTAACTCAGGTGATGCGAATCGATGATAAAAAGTGGATTCAAGCAGGAGATAAAGCAATTGAAACTGACGAAATTGTCGTAGCGACTGGACAGCAACCAAATATTGAATCCCTCAATTTGGCAGCCGTAGGTGTGAAATGGCATCACCATCGCCTAGTAGTTAATAATAAACTGCAAACAACTAACCAGCGTATCTATGCTTGTGGTGATGTCATTGGTGGCTATGACTTTGCTAATGTCGCCAATTACGAAGCCAGAATTGCCTTAAAAAATGCACTATTTTACCCCAGACTTACTGTTAATTATCAGTGTATTCCTTCAGCCATATTTACTCATCCAACTTTAGCGCGAGTAGGCTTAACAGAAGCACAAGCAAAACGCCGATTTCAAAATGAAGTTTTAGTTTTACAGCATTATTTTAAGACAGTTACAGCATCCCAAATTCAAGGACAAACTACAGGTATCTGTAAATTCATTACCCTCCGGAATGGGGAAATTTTAGGTGCTGAGATATTGGGTGCCCAAGCCGGAGAACTAATTAATTTAATTGCTTTGGCAATGTCTCAAAAGATAAAAATTAAGCATTTAGCCAATTTATCTCCTGTATATCCCGCTTTTGCAGAAATTATAGAAAAAGTTGCCAAAGAATGGAGCCAGCAAAAATTAAATAACAATGTTGCTTGGCAAGAATTTATCGAAGGCTTTTTCCATTTCCGCCGTGATTGGAATTTTTAG